Below is a window of Herpetosiphonaceae bacterium DNA.
GGGATATTTTGCGGCAGATCGCCTCCCTCGGCGACGACGTACACATCCGGGTAGTCGATCGAGAAATTGAACTGCGCGCTGCTGTAGGTCAGCCAGCTTGCGGGCTGCGCCGGTGCGGCGTTTGGAGCGCCCTGCTGTCCTGGCGGTGCGGCTGCGGGAACACCTGGCTGCGCCTGGGGTCCGCCTCCCGTCGCGCCCATGCCGCCCGATCCTTGCGCGGGCTGTCCCGGCACTGCCTGAGCGCCCTGGTTCTGAGCCGGTGGGAGCGCCGCCTGTGGCGCATCGGCTGCGCTGGAGTCGGCGGTGCGTGTGCTGTTGGGGGGAGTGCCTTCGTCCTGGATGTTGCCTGATGCGCTGGCAGGGTCGGAGCCGCAGCCCGTCGTTGCGAGCAGCGCTACGATCAGGATTGCCGCGCAAAGCATGTTTCGTATCATCGACACCTCCTTACAGGTTGCCAAATTGACGAGCAGACGGCTTGAATCGTTCCCCGCCCGATCGCTCCGACAGTCCCTACGGCCACGAGCGCTCCAGCCATTCCTGCGGCTTGACGTTGATCGAGCCGATGCGCACGTCCCAATGCAGATGCGGCCCCGTCACCATGCCCTTCGCGCCGATCCGCCCGATGATCTGGCCCTGCTCGACGATCGCGCCGGGCTGCACCAGCACCGCCGACATGTGCCAGAAGCCGGTATGCACGCCCTGCCCGTGATCGAGGATTACCGCGCCGCCACGTACCAGCAGATCCGCCTCCGCCAGCATCACCCGTCCGCGCGCTGGCGCGACAACCGGCGTACCGACCGCGTTGGCGATGTCCAGCCCCTCGTGGAACGAGTCGACCGGCCCGCCGTTGTAGGAGCGCCTGGTGCCGAAGTCGGATGAGACGCGGCCCTGCGCTGGCAGGATGAAGCGGCCCGACCATAGGCGCTCCGGTGTCACCTGCGGCCAGATCGCGTTGACCAGACGGCGCTCGGCGGCGATAGCCTCCCGGTTGCGCTCCAGCCGATCGCGGACCTCCTGCGGCAGGTCGATGTTCTCGGTGCGGTAGCGCGCATCGACCACACGGATCGTGCCCTGATGCACAGCGGTGCGGCCATCGGGCAGATCGGCCTCGATCCGCAGCGGCAGCGTGCCCGGCGCGGTCAGCACCGGCACAGCGCCGAGCCCGGTCCAGCTCTGCTCGCCTGCCCTGAAGAGCGCGACCGGCGCGTCGGCGAGCCTGCCGCGCACGGCGGTAGCGCCCGGCACCTGCACCCGAATCGAGACGGTATGGCCTTGCAGCACCGCCGCCGGATCGCTGCGCACATCGAGCTTTGGCATTGCCGCTGCCTCGCCCGCCAGCTCAGCGCCCAGCCGCCCCAGCAGCACTTTATACGGATCGGGATTGTTGGGATGATACTCGAAGCGCGTCCGCTCGAACCATTGGGTGATCACATGGCTGCCGGAACTGTTCGTCTCGTAGTTCGGCTCGGTCAGCGGCAGGCCAAAGAGCGCCAGACTTTCCCGCTCGCTCACCCCACGATCGCCAAGCTCCAGGCCGTGGCTCTGCCAGTAGCTCAAGAACGCGCCACAGACGGCCCGCCCCGTCGTCGGAAAGCTGCGACACGGCCCATCCAACTGCACGCCCGTGCTCGGCCCGCGCCAATCACGGCCTTGTTTGCGCAGCACCTCCTCGCCGAGCCGGCCAAGCTGTACATCGTACGGGCGCTGCTGCTCAGGATGCAGCTCTAGCCGCTCGCGCTCAAACATCTGCGTTGTGAACTGTCCCTCCGGCGTAGACTCCACACGCTGCGGCCCGATCGGCAGGCCAAACACCGGCAGGCCGCCGCTCGCCTCCCAGAATTCCAGCAGCCGCCCCTCGACGCGCCAGCCGGTTTCGGGAAAAAGACGCTCCTCGGCGCGCACCGGCTGCGCTGTGATAGCCAGCAGACCGATCAACAGAAAGACTAAGCATGTGCGCATGACAAATCCTCCTCTGGGCGCAGATCCTAGCACGACGCGCAAACGAAACAGCCCACCGCCAGGGGTGGGCTGTCGCTAGATGGTACGCGAAGACGACGTTTAGCGCAACTCGGCACCGAGCCGTCCGAGCAGCACCTTGTACGGATTCGGATTTTCGGGATGATACTCGAAGCGCGCCCGCTCGAACCATTGGGTCGCGCCGGTCCAGCCATCGCCGTTGCGCTCGCTCTGCACGCTGGTGACAGGATAGCCAAAGAGCGCCAGGCTTTCGCGCTGCGAGACGCCCCGATCGCCAAGCTCCAGGCCGTGCGTCCGCCAGTAGCTCAGGAACGGCTCGCACAGGGTGTGCTGCGTCTCGGCAAAGAACAGACAGCCGGGCTTCGCCTGCTCGCGCGGCAGCGTCTCCCAGGGTCGGCCCTGCTTGAAGAGCAGATCGGTGCCGAGCCGTCCGAGCAGCACGTCGTAGGGCCGCGCGTTTTCGGGATGCAGCTCAAGGCGGTTGCGCTCGAACCACTGCATGCGGAAGCGTCCGTCATGCGTCTGCTGCTCGGCCTCCCCGGTCAGCGGCAGGCCAAAGACCGGCAGGCCGCCGTTGCCGTTCCAGTATTCGAGCAGCCGACCGCTCACAGTCTGGCCCGTCTCTGGGAAGGTGCGCGAGCCGCCGGGCGCTGGCGCTGGTCCGGGCGCTCCCGCGCTATGGAAGCGACTGGCATAGTCGCGCGTCAGATCCAGGTACAGGTTGCCGTAGCTCCGGCTCGGCTCGATCTGGTGGCCTTCAAACCACTCATTCCACGAGGTGATCACCACGGCCTGCGCGCCCTTGTCGATCGCCGCCTGCCACGAGCGCCGGTAGTAGTCGCCGCCCGCTCGATCGCGCACGACGTGCCCGCCGCGAATCCGCGAGTCGTCGTAGCCGGGCATGACCGTGGCGACAAACGGCTTCTTGGTGCCGTGCGAGCTGTTATACTCATTGAAGCGGCGCAGGTAGGAGTTCATCGCGCTGGCCGGATCGGCGGCCCAGGTGATGTCGAAGAAATAGATGCCGTCGAAGACGTCGAGGTAGCTGAAATCGACGCCCTCGCCCATCCAGAACCACTCGTGGTTGGGATCGACCGCCTGCTGCACCTGTCGCCAGGCATTCACGCCGCCGAATGACGGCAGGTTCCAGAAGACGACGACCGGCTTACCGTTCCAGCGCAGCCAGTTGGGATGGCCCATGTAGTGGTCGCGCATGTAGCGCAGGCTATCGATCATGCCCTGCTGCGTTTTGAGCGTGCCGGTAAAGTCCGCCGCCTGATCGGGGATGAACGTGACGTTGAAGTCGCGCCCGGCGCTGGCGTTGAGCAGCTTGCCGCAGCGCTCGTTGAGACGCGGCTCGTTCGGGCCGTACCACGTGCAGATAAATCCGTCGATCCCGGCATCATCCGCCTGCTGCACGTGGCGCGCGATCACGCCATCGTCGCCGCCGCTGTACGGCTCAGGCGGCAGATCGGACATACGCGCGGGATTCCAGTCGGAGTGCTCGTACCAGGGGTAATAAAAAGCCAGCACGGGCTTTGCTGGCGCTGCATGAGCAGTAGGTTGATAGGCCAGGCTGGCTGCGACGATCAGCAGGAGGCACAGGCCCAGAAGACGACGTACCATGATTCTCCCTTCTCGTGAAGCGCATGGCTTCATGTTTGGGGATGACTACGCGCGGCACGTGCGCCAGGCGACAAGACGGTGGTGACGCAAGTATCGACAGGGATTGGGGGGGCGCACCGACGCAGTCAATCCAATAATCGAACCGCTGCGACGTGGAAGCGGTTACGAAGTAGGTCGTTAGGATTGTACCAGATGCGACCTGAGACGCAAGACCTGGCAGCACCACCGCCCGCCACCACTTAACCATAACGAACACAGGACCAGCGGGCTATAAACCCCCGCCGCACGTTGCGCTCAGGCGCCCGGTCGCAGCTTCGATGCCGCTTTCGCCGAGCGCTCGGTGGGTACCTGCGACTGTACCAGCAGCCGCTCGATCAGCGATTGGATCTGCCGCCGCTCGTCGCGGTGGATCACGGCCTGCTCGTGCGCTCGCGCCAGGATGTTGGGATAGCCCAGGCCACGACGACACTGCTCGTAGACTACCGCGTGAAGCAGATCGAGATAGCCTTCGTCGGCCACCCACGCGGGAAACTCGACGCGCGCCAGCTCGCGGCCTACTCGCAGGTAGAAGAACTGGATGCGATGCGGCCCGTAGAACTCGACGTTGATCCGCGACATCGAGCCCCAGCGAGCCGAGCGCTGTCCATCGGCAAGCTGCTCGAAGAGCATGTAATCGACGATGCCGCGATAAGGATCGGCGTGACGCTCAGGGTACTCGAAGCGCCAGCGGTTGAAGTCGCCGCGCACCCGGAGCAGCTTGACCAGCCCGACGACCTCACGGGAGCGCGGGCGGCTCAGGTAGCTGCCGACCGGACACGCGAGCGCGTGCATAGTGTCGAGGTAGCTCAGGTACACGCTCATGAAATGGTTGCGCAGAAAGGGATCGAAGCCTGCCAGCGTCCAGCGGATCAGCGTGCCGTCTTGCAGCGCCAGCCGGGGCCGATCGTCGGGCAGCTCCATCGCCAGCGCCGCCAGCCGCATGCCCTCGTCGACGTCGCGCTGCGCCGCCAGCACCGCGCCCTCCTTGGGATAGTCGCGGCCTGTGTGCGGATCGTGAATCACCAGATCTTCGTCACGGTAGCCGAGCGTCGGCAGGCTGGCGCTGCGAAAGCAGGCATCGGAGCCGTATTGCAGCACGGCGGTGCCGATGTTGATCACATAGCAGGCCGCGACGCCGTGATGATCGATGTCGAGCTGCGAGCCGTCCGAGGCGGCCACGACGTAGCCGGGCGGACACTCCGGCAGATCGTGAATCACGTCGTAGCGCTCAAGCGGCTGAGCCGTGAGCCACGCAGCCGTTCCCGATTGCTCCTCGATCACATCGCGCCAGTACTCCCACTCCGCCGCCTCCGCGTCCAGCAGCTCACGGGCCTGGGCGATCCGCGCGGGCAGCGCGCGCAGCTCGTCGCGGAGCGCGCCGCTCATGGTGCGGATCTGACCGCCGAGCGCCAGCATGTCGAGCGTCATAGCGTCTCCCAAGAATCAATCGAGTTCAAAGTTGGGGTCATGGGGATAGAAACAAGCGAACAAGCGCACAAGGGAACAAAGAAGTTCAGCCTTTGTCCCCTTGTTCCTTTGTTCTTTTGCGACGGACCAGGAAGAGGAAGAGGGAAGGGGGGACAACCCCCACACCCCCGGCCCGACGGCGTTACCCCTCAATCCGCGCGATCCAGCGGTCGGGATTGCGAATCTCATCGATCGTCGGCAGGTTCTCGACGCGCTCCCAGACCTTGGTGGCAAAGCCGATGCCGCGCCGCTCGACGATCGTATCCACGAACTTCTGGCCCTGCTGATACTGCTGCATCTTCAGGTCCATGCCGGTGATGCGGTTGAAGAGCTGCTCGGCCAGATTGCGCGAGCCTTTGCGCTCCTCGATCCGCCGCTCGATCTCCTCGAAGTTGGGCAGCACCTGCTTGCCGATCGCGTTCATGATGTGGTTGGAGTAGCCCTCCACCAGCGACATGAGCGCCTGTAGCTCGTTGAAGAGCGCGCGTTGCGTCGGCGTCTGGAGCGTCTCCATCCAGTGCTGGCCCTTGCCCCAGCTCTCCATGATCCGCGTGAGGATCGGGCCGAGGCCGCCCCGGAAGCTCTGCAACTGATCGTTGACGGTATCGAAGTAGCGGCGCAGCAGCGAGTTGAAGTGCTCGCGCACCCACGGATACGCCTCGAACTCGTAGGCGTGCGTCGTCTCGTGCAGCGCGATCCACAGCCGGAAATCGTGCGCGTCCAGGCCGAGCGTCTTTTGCACCCGGTCGATGTTCGGCTCGACGAAGTAGAGCGCGCCGCCGGTCGGCTCAGGCGCGAGCAGCGAAAGATCGTACTGGCCGAGCACCTTGCGCGCGACCACGCCCAGCAGCACACCGACCTGCACGCTCATCACGCGCCGGTTAATGCCCGCCGCCATCATCGAGCCGATCGTCTGCTGATTGATGTTGCGCTGGTACAGATCCTCGATGAAGCGGAACAGCTCGGTGAAGTTCGAGATGTTGGCCTCAAGCCACTCGCGCCGGTCCATCACGACGATCCGCTGGATCGGCTCCGGCAGGCGTACCTGAAGATACTCCTCGATCAGCGGCTCCGAGCGCCGCACCATGTCGGTATACTGCTCGCGCGCCACGGCTCGCTGGCGAACCGGCGCCTGCTCTGTCTGCGAAACCTGGACCGACATCCGGCGGACGACGCTCCAGTCGATCAAGCGCGCGTCGGACCATTGCTCCGGTCGCTTGCGGCTGGCGACGTAGCTTGCGCCCAGCCCGGCGACAGCGCCGGCCAGCAGGATCATGCCCAATCGTTTCGCGTCATTCGCGGGTCGTGGTGACATCTTCTAGCTCCTTTACAGACCAAGCGACGGGGCAACCGAGTGTGCGACGATTGTGCTCAATGCTGGCCGCTGCATCAGCCGCTCGATTCAATACTTTACCCGTACATCGCCGACGCGCCGCGTCAGCTTACGCTCGTCCAAATACTCCAAAAATGCCAGCGCGTACTTGCGGCTGGTGCCGAAATGATCGCGCAGGCTGGCAACCGTAACTTCGCCGACCGTGTCTAACGTGTACATGGTCCATTCTACCAGCTTATGGAAAGCTGCGGCGTCGAACAGCACCTCAGGGCTGACGCGCACCAGATGTCCGCTCTCGATCAGGTAGCCGATCAGCTCAGCGCCGAGCGACTCCCAATCGGCTTTGGCGGGCGGCGCGAACGGCTCAGCCCGAAAATCGCGCAGCAGCGCATCGACGTGCCGCTGCTGCGCCTGGCTCAGGCGCGGCGTCCAGTCGTGGAGCCGCACCAGCGTCTCGGTCATGGCGATCGTCCCGGCCTGCTCAGCGCGCCGGATCACCTCGTCGAAGACTCGCGCCGACGAAAGGCCAAGCTTCGATTTCAACTCCTCACGCGGCATGCCCAGCCGTAGCGCCCATTTGCGGTGGTAGGACGACAGCGTCGCGGTGATTGTTTCAAGCAGCTTGGTCCAGCCCGCACGTGCGATCAGCCAGCTTGTCGCGTGCGGCTGTTGCTCCGACGACAGCAGCAACGCCTGGTCGCTGGTTCGTAGCTCGGCCAGCGCCGCGCGCGCGGTCGTCTCGTCCAGGCCGCTCTGCCGCACCAGCGCGGCCCACTCGATCGGCGCTGTGCCAAGCGTTTGCAACAGAATCTCGGCGGGCGTGCCCCGGCTGCGCGTCTCCAGACCGGCGATCACCTCAGATCGAAAGCGCCGATGACGCGGCGGATGCGCATCGACGATCCGGCCACCGCCGACCGTCAGCGACGGCGACGGAATGCGCAGAATGCAGCGATCACCGCCTGCGACGGCGATCGGATGCTCCAGCCGCACCTGGACCCAGCCCTCGCCGCCGGGCGGAATCCGCTCGGCGTCCAGCAGCGTCACCCGGCAGGGCACCTCCGCCGCACCGACAAAAAGATCGAGCGGGTCGTTTTGCTCGATCGGGCCGGGCGCTGCCGCCACCAGCCGCAGCTTCAGATCGATCAGCGTAGTTGGCTGGATATGACCGGGCAGCGTCAGCACCGCGCCGCGCTGCACCTCGTCCACGCCGATGCTTGTCAGGTTAACCGCAACGCGCGTGCCCGGCAGCGCCGTCTCTTCCTTCGCGCCATGCGTTTGCAGCCCGCGCACCCGCCCGCGCCGACCCTGCGGCTGAATCTCGATCTCCTGCCCGACCGCCAGCGGGCCGTCGGCGAGCGTGCCGGTGACGACCGTGCCAAATCCGCCGATTGTAAACACGCGGTCGATCGGCAGGCGCGGCGTGCCACGGGCGACCGTGCGTGAGGGCGTCTGCTCCAGCACCCGATCGATCGCCCGCTTGAGATCGTCAAGGCCCGCGCCAGTCCGCGCCGAAACCGCGATCATCTCGGCGTTCGCCAGGACCGTGCCCGCCAGCCGGGCGCGCACGTCCTCGCAGACCAGATCGAGCCAGTCGGCATCGACCAGATCTGCCTTGGTCAGCACCACCAGGCCATGCTCCACGCCCAGCAGATCGAGGATGTTGAGATGCTCGGCGGTCTGCGGCATCACGCCTTCATCGGCGGCCACAATCAGCAGCACCGCATCGATCCCGCCGACGCCCGCGAGCATATTCTTGATGAAGCGCTCGTGGCCGGGCACATCCACGATGCTGACCTGCTTGCCGCTCGGCAGCCGCAGATGTGCAAAGCCCAGGTCGATCGTCATCTCGCGACGACGCTCTTCTTCCAGCCGATCGGGGTTGATCCCGGTCAGCGCGTACACTAGCGTCGATTTGCCATGATCGACGTGTCCTGAAGTTCCAATCACGTACATACAGCGTTTCGAGTTCCAAGTATCGAGTTCCAAGTTTCGAGTTTCGGGTTGCGGCCCACACCCTCGGCCTGACGGCTCCTAGCCGCGATGCGCTTCCAGGCAGACAACGCCCTCAGGCCCGACCAGCGCATCATGCAGCACGCCGGGCGGTAGCTCCAGCCGATCGCCGGGATGCAGCGCTACCCGCTGTTTGCTGGACGGCAGCCCGAAGGTGATCGAGCCGGAGACGACGTAGATCACTTTGTGGTACCTGTGTGTATGCGCGCCGTAGACGTCGCCCGGCCCGTTCGACCAGCGGTAGGGCTGGAGGCCCTCGGCCTGCAATCTCCGCCGGATTGCCGCTTCGGTCGGCGGCTCATCTTCGTCCCATTGTAAAGCATTGATAATCATTCTCGTTTACTTTATAGCTTTGTGATAATGAATATCACAAACATAACTTGACAATAGTTTACACCTGCTATATCCTATGCTGCGCAGATAAGAACAGCCAGACTGTTCCGTATTGTAACAGGAGGACCAAATAGATATGTTCGCTCACACCATCCGCCGCTTCATGCCGGTATTACTGACTATCGTTATCCTTGCCGCCTGTGGCTCTCCCGCAGGAGAGACGGGCGGCACATCCGGCAATCAGGCAAGCAGCGCGCCCGCCGCATCGACAGCGGCATCACCCACCACAGAATCCTCGCCTGCCGCGTCGGTTGAGGCCAGCGCCGCAGCATCGCCTGAGGCAGCCAGCGCCGCATCGGGCGGCGAGCTGACGATCTACTCCGGGCGCAACGAAGAGCTGATCGGCGCGCTGATCAAGCAGTACGAGGCGCAGAGTGGCGCGAAGGTCAACGTGAAGTACGGCGACACCGCCGAGCTAGCCGCGACGATCCTCGAAGAGGGCGAGAACAGCCCCGCAGATGTCTTCTTTGCCCAAGATGCCGGTGCGCTCGGCGCGCTGGCGAAAGAAGATCGGCTGGCGACGCTGCCCGACGAGCTGCTCAATCAGGTCAACGAGCGCTTCCGCTCGCCTGAGGGCGAATGGGTCGGCGTTTCTGGCCGCGCGCGTGTGGTCGTCTTCAACACCAAGACGCTGACCGAAACCGATCTGCCTGAAACGATCTTCGGCTTTACCGATCCCAAGTGGAAGGGCCGACTGGGCTGGGCACCGACCAATGGCTCGTTCCAGGCGTTTGTCACGGCGCTGCGCACGCTGCAAGGCGAGGACAAAGCGCGCGAGTGGCTCGAAGGCATCAAAGCGAATGAGCCGAAGGTCTACGACAATAACACGGCGGTGGTTAAAGCGGTGGGTGCTGGCGAGATCGACGCGGGCTTCGTCAACCACTACTACCTGTTCCGCCAGATCAAGGAGCAGGGCGAGGGCTTTGCCGCGCGCAACTACTTCTTGAAGAACGGCGATCCGGGCGCGCTGGTCAATGTTGCGGGCGCGGGCGTGCTCAAGCGCTCCAAGAACGCGGCGGCGGGCGAGAAGTTTATCAGCTTCCTGCTCAGCGCAGAGGCGCAGCAGTACTTCTCGGCGCAAACCTACGAGTATCCGCTGATCGAGGGCGTCGAGCCAAGCGCATCGCTGCCGCCGCTCAGCACGATCCAGACGCCGCAGCTTGACCTGAGCAAGCTCGAAGATTTGCAGGGCACATTGAAGTTACTGCAAGATGTCGGTATCCTTTAAGCAATGAGCCTGTCACAAACGACAATTCTTCGACATCGTTCGGATCATACCCAGGGAGTGCGCGGCAAGCCGCGACACTCCCTTCGGCCACCTAAAACGCTCCTGATCGCGGCCAGCGTGGTCGTTGCGGCGATGCTGCTGCCGATCGTGTATCTGCTGCTGCGCACGCTGACCGCCGACAGCGACGTGCTCCAGCAGGTGCTTCGCCCGCGCACGCTCTCGGTCTTTGCCAGCTCTGCCTGGCTGGCGCTGAGTGTCACGGGCGCAGGTATCGCGCTGGGCGTGCCGCTGGCCTGGCTGACCGTCGCGACCGATCTGCCGGGTCGGCGCGTGTTTGCCGTGCTGATCGCGCTGCCGCTGGTGATTCCAACCTACATCGGCGGCTATGCGATCGTGAGCGCGCTGGGGCCGCGCGGCGCGCTGCAAGATCTGCTCGGCCATATCTTCGGCGTGGAGCGGCTGCCGGAGCTGTACGGCTTTTGGGGCGCGTGGCTGGCGCTGACGCTCTTCACCTATCCCTACGTGGTGCTGAGCGTGCAAAGCAGGCTGCGCAGCATCGATCCGGCGCTGGAAGAGGCGGCGCGCAGCTTGGGCTACGGCCCGTGGTACACCTTCTGGCGAATCACGCTACCGCAGCTTCGACCGGCGATTGCAGCAGGCGGCCTCCTCGTGGCGCTCTACACGCTCAGCGACTTTGGCGCTGTCTCGCTGCTGCAATTCAACTCATTCAGCCGCGCGATCTACGTCCAGTACCGCAGCGCCTTCGACCGCGACTATGCCGCCGCGCTCGCGCTGCTGCTGGTGGTGCTGACCTCGGCGCTGCTTGGCGGCGAGATCTGGACGCGCGGACGAGTGCGCTATCATCGCAGCACGGCGGGCGCGGTGCGAGCGCGACGCCGGGTAGCGCTCGGCGTCTGGCGCTGGCCTGCCGTCGCGCTCTGTAGCTTGGTCGTCGGCCTCGCGCTGATTATGCCGGTCGGCGTGGTCATCTTCTGGCTGGTGCGTGGCCTGCAAGCGGGCGAGCCGCTGCGCCTGGTCTGGTCCGCCGCCTGGAACTCGATGTATAGCTCGGCGCTGGCAGCGGTGCTGGCGGTATTTGCCGCGCTGCCGGTAGCGATCCTGACTGTGCGCTTCCGCAGCCGGTTGAGCAGCGCGTTCGAGGGCATTGCCTACGCCGGCTACTCGCTGCCAGGCATCGTGATCGCGCTGGCGCTCGTCCGCTTCGCCTCACAGTACACGCCGCTGCTGTACCAGACGCTCACGCTGATGATCGTCGCGTATGTGATGCGCTTCCTGCCCCAGGCGCTCGGCACGATCCGCTCGACGCTGCTCGGCGTCAGCCCGAATGTCGAAGAAGCCGCGCGCAGCCTGGGCCACTCGCCGCTGCATGTGACGCTGCGGGTGACGCTGCCGCTGATCCGTTCGGGATTGCTCAGCGGCGCGGCGCTGGTCTTTCTGACGACCATGAAAGAGCTGCCGGTCACGCTGCTGCTCGGCCCGATCGGCTTCAAAACGCTGGCGACCGCCACCTGGACGGCGACCGCCGAAGGCTTTTTTGCCCGCGCCGCCGCTCCGGCCCTGCTGATCATCGTGATGTCCGCGCTGTCGATGGTGCTGATTCTGCGCCATACCTGGAACGACGCGCGCTAGTCGTGGCCCTATTCGGCTGCATGGGCCATACGCTGGCTTGCCCAGTTATTGCTTAACCCCAAATAGTCCCACTTCGCTGCCCCAATACCAGCGTCAGCCGCGATAGCCGTGCCTCCGATCCGGCTTTGTGAAATTCAACTCTTGACAATGATTGGATTAATCCCTATACTCTCTACGGACTTAAATTAGCAGTTATAGAGCATTCTAAAGCATCAAAATGATTCTCTTTATTGGTATTGGTAATCATTATCATTCTCAAACAAGTGTAAGCATTTTCTCATCAGGGGCACGTCTACGCATGCCCTGCATGCTGCGCGCCATATTGGTGATCTGCGCCGTGCTGCTCATGCCGCGCGTAGCCGCCGCGCACGAGGGCACCGGCAATCCGCATCAGGATCTCTACGTCGTCAACAACCATGTCGAGAACGCGATTGCCGCTCTTCGGTCGGGCGATGCCGAGCAGGCGCGC
It encodes the following:
- a CDS encoding zinc-dependent metalloprotease; amino-acid sequence: MSPRPANDAKRLGMILLAGAVAGLGASYVASRKRPEQWSDARLIDWSVVRRMSVQVSQTEQAPVRQRAVAREQYTDMVRRSEPLIEEYLQVRLPEPIQRIVVMDRREWLEANISNFTELFRFIEDLYQRNINQQTIGSMMAAGINRRVMSVQVGVLLGVVARKVLGQYDLSLLAPEPTGGALYFVEPNIDRVQKTLGLDAHDFRLWIALHETTHAYEFEAYPWVREHFNSLLRRYFDTVNDQLQSFRGGLGPILTRIMESWGKGQHWMETLQTPTQRALFNELQALMSLVEGYSNHIMNAIGKQVLPNFEEIERRIEERKGSRNLAEQLFNRITGMDLKMQQYQQGQKFVDTIVERRGIGFATKVWERVENLPTIDEIRNPDRWIARIEG
- a CDS encoding DNA double-strand break repair nuclease NurA; this encodes MTLDMLALGGQIRTMSGALRDELRALPARIAQARELLDAEAAEWEYWRDVIEEQSGTAAWLTAQPLERYDVIHDLPECPPGYVVAASDGSQLDIDHHGVAACYVINIGTAVLQYGSDACFRSASLPTLGYRDEDLVIHDPHTGRDYPKEGAVLAAQRDVDEGMRLAALAMELPDDRPRLALQDGTLIRWTLAGFDPFLRNHFMSVYLSYLDTMHALACPVGSYLSRPRSREVVGLVKLLRVRGDFNRWRFEYPERHADPYRGIVDYMLFEQLADGQRSARWGSMSRINVEFYGPHRIQFFYLRVGRELARVEFPAWVADEGYLDLLHAVVYEQCRRGLGYPNILARAHEQAVIHRDERRQIQSLIERLLVQSQVPTERSAKAASKLRPGA
- a CDS encoding iron ABC transporter substrate-binding protein, whose translation is MFAHTIRRFMPVLLTIVILAACGSPAGETGGTSGNQASSAPAASTAASPTTESSPAASVEASAAASPEAASAASGGELTIYSGRNEELIGALIKQYEAQSGAKVNVKYGDTAELAATILEEGENSPADVFFAQDAGALGALAKEDRLATLPDELLNQVNERFRSPEGEWVGVSGRARVVVFNTKTLTETDLPETIFGFTDPKWKGRLGWAPTNGSFQAFVTALRTLQGEDKAREWLEGIKANEPKVYDNNTAVVKAVGAGEIDAGFVNHYYLFRQIKEQGEGFAARNYFLKNGDPGALVNVAGAGVLKRSKNAAAGEKFISFLLSAEAQQYFSAQTYEYPLIEGVEPSASLPPLSTIQTPQLDLSKLEDLQGTLKLLQDVGIL
- the selB gene encoding selenocysteine-specific translation elongation factor, with the translated sequence MYVIGTSGHVDHGKSTLVYALTGINPDRLEEERRREMTIDLGFAHLRLPSGKQVSIVDVPGHERFIKNMLAGVGGIDAVLLIVAADEGVMPQTAEHLNILDLLGVEHGLVVLTKADLVDADWLDLVCEDVRARLAGTVLANAEMIAVSARTGAGLDDLKRAIDRVLEQTPSRTVARGTPRLPIDRVFTIGGFGTVVTGTLADGPLAVGQEIEIQPQGRRGRVRGLQTHGAKEETALPGTRVAVNLTSIGVDEVQRGAVLTLPGHIQPTTLIDLKLRLVAAAPGPIEQNDPLDLFVGAAEVPCRVTLLDAERIPPGGEGWVQVRLEHPIAVAGGDRCILRIPSPSLTVGGGRIVDAHPPRHRRFRSEVIAGLETRSRGTPAEILLQTLGTAPIEWAALVRQSGLDETTARAALAELRTSDQALLLSSEQQPHATSWLIARAGWTKLLETITATLSSYHRKWALRLGMPREELKSKLGLSSARVFDEVIRRAEQAGTIAMTETLVRLHDWTPRLSQAQQRHVDALLRDFRAEPFAPPAKADWESLGAELIGYLIESGHLVRVSPEVLFDAAAFHKLVEWTMYTLDTVGEVTVASLRDHFGTSRKYALAFLEYLDERKLTRRVGDVRVKY
- a CDS encoding M23 family metallopeptidase yields the protein MRTCLVFLLIGLLAITAQPVRAEERLFPETGWRVEGRLLEFWEASGGLPVFGLPIGPQRVESTPEGQFTTQMFERERLELHPEQQRPYDVQLGRLGEEVLRKQGRDWRGPSTGVQLDGPCRSFPTTGRAVCGAFLSYWQSHGLELGDRGVSERESLALFGLPLTEPNYETNSSGSHVITQWFERTRFEYHPNNPDPYKVLLGRLGAELAGEAAAMPKLDVRSDPAAVLQGHTVSIRVQVPGATAVRGRLADAPVALFRAGEQSWTGLGAVPVLTAPGTLPLRIEADLPDGRTAVHQGTIRVVDARYRTENIDLPQEVRDRLERNREAIAAERRLVNAIWPQVTPERLWSGRFILPAQGRVSSDFGTRRSYNGGPVDSFHEGLDIANAVGTPVVAPARGRVMLAEADLLVRGGAVILDHGQGVHTGFWHMSAVLVQPGAIVEQGQIIGRIGAKGMVTGPHLHWDVRIGSINVKPQEWLERSWP
- a CDS encoding cupin domain-containing protein; this translates as MIINALQWDEDEPPTEAAIRRRLQAEGLQPYRWSNGPGDVYGAHTHRYHKVIYVVSGSITFGLPSSKQRVALHPGDRLELPPGVLHDALVGPEGVVCLEAHRG
- a CDS encoding endo-1,3-alpha-glucanase family glycosylhydrolase, encoding MVRRLLGLCLLLIVAASLAYQPTAHAAPAKPVLAFYYPWYEHSDWNPARMSDLPPEPYSGGDDGVIARHVQQADDAGIDGFICTWYGPNEPRLNERCGKLLNASAGRDFNVTFIPDQAADFTGTLKTQQGMIDSLRYMRDHYMGHPNWLRWNGKPVVVFWNLPSFGGVNAWRQVQQAVDPNHEWFWMGEGVDFSYLDVFDGIYFFDITWAADPASAMNSYLRRFNEYNSSHGTKKPFVATVMPGYDDSRIRGGHVVRDRAGGDYYRRSWQAAIDKGAQAVVITSWNEWFEGHQIEPSRSYGNLYLDLTRDYASRFHSAGAPGPAPAPGGSRTFPETGQTVSGRLLEYWNGNGGLPVFGLPLTGEAEQQTHDGRFRMQWFERNRLELHPENARPYDVLLGRLGTDLLFKQGRPWETLPREQAKPGCLFFAETQHTLCEPFLSYWRTHGLELGDRGVSQRESLALFGYPVTSVQSERNGDGWTGATQWFERARFEYHPENPNPYKVLLGRLGAELR